GAAGAGTTATTCCCAAACCTGTTTGTTTCAAAACTGGCAGTGTAAAGAAGGCAGCGTTGGAAGTGTTGCTTGATATATCCATAATGCCACAAACCCTCCGCGGCAAGACGGGTTACGGAGCTTCCCGGATCCTTCGGAAAAGCCGGAGAAACGGTGCGTTATTTCGTGTAAACCGCCGCAAAGCCATCGCCGCCATCTCCGAGCGCCGAGGTTTAGTGTTAGCGTAGCAGCCTTTTGAGAACGTCGCTATCTCGCGGAACAACTTCAGCCTAAATCCCAAGAAAAGCCCAACAGTCAGAATTCATTAGGAAGTTTACTAGAGGGTACCGTCACACCCGTGCCTCGTAAAGAGTTTTCCAAGTCCATATATAATaatatctctatatatatatctttaagaGTGAATTTGGATTGCCTGAGTAACAGCCGTCTGGCAAACGGGACACGCCGGCGTTTCCTTTTCACAGATCTTGTTGGCACACTCCATGCAGAAGAGGTTGTGGCCGCAGGGGACCAGGGCGGCGATGACTTCGCTCTCGAAGCAGATGACGCAGTCGTGTTTCCGGCGCGATTCCGGAGGGGAGCTGGAGGTGGAACCGCCGTTGGAAGAGGAATAACTGTTGGTACCGTTGGAAAAGGCGGGGATGTAGATGGGGAGGCCACTAGGGTGGGCGGCGTTGGGTGGGTCGTTCCTCGCTCTCCTCGCAAGAGGGTGATCCAGGTTTTCCGGAAAAGTGGGCGACAAACGAGGAGTAGACGGTTGGCTCCCTTGGCGTTGGGGCTTGGCGTCGCTACCGAAGCCGGAGAGAGGGTTGACGGGTTCGAAAGGAGTCCAAATGGTTTGGGAAGGCGGCGGTAAGGAGTCGTAGACGGGAGAATCGACGGCGAGATCTTCCGCGCCCACCGAAGGCAACGTTTCTCCAAACCAGAAGTTGCCGGCGCTGAAGGGACTCGTCGGGCTGAAATCGGCCAATCTATTGCTTCCGAAATAGGAATCGGTGGAGCCGCTTCCCAAGGAGCTGGAGCTGTCGTTGCGATAATTGGAGATCATCCTGGCGCGGCCGGGCGGGACGGGGTTGGCCGCGAGCCAGGCGGACCCCAGCGCGCCCCCCTCGAAGCTGACGTCCGTCCCGTTGAAATGGAAATCGTTCTCCTCGTTCAGCTCCACGTAGTTGCCGGTGCGCATGGCGATGTGCATCTCGATCTCCTCGCGCGCCCGGTCCACGTTCTCCGGCATTCCCGTCACCTCGAAGACGGGTTCCTTGTCCCGGCTGGGAGTGACGATGTAAGTGTGGGTTTGCTGCTGAATCCTTTTGATCGTGGCTCCTTTGGGtcccaccaccagccccacgACGCGGTAAGGCACCCGGACTTGGACCGTCGTCTGGCCCGGCAGGTTGGGGGTACACGATAAACCCCCCAAAGTGGGACCGTTCTTGTTGCGTGACGCTCTGATCATGGAGAAGTGTTCGGCGGCCGAGAGGATTTCCCTTTTGGCCATGGCGACGTCTTCTTTCCGGCCGGTGACGACGAAGACGGGTTCTTCTCCACGAACGGGGGTCTTGATGTACGTGTTGGTCTTGGCCCTCAGCGCTTTGATTTTGCAACCTGTGGAAAGGAAACACAGGTGAGTTTAGCGCGATGTCGAAGTGTAGAAAACCACAAGAAAAGCACCTATTTTGAGCAGGTTGGGGAGATGGAAGAAACCATGGGGTGAAACCAGAAGCGCTGTTTCTATCTCCGCAAACCACACCACAGAAAGCGGCAACAACTTTTGCCTCTCGCGCTTCCAGCCACAAACTATTTTAGCAACGTTTTGGGGGCTTTTAAACCCGTCGTCTCCTTAATTACTATTAGATAATGAATAAATTTGAATGGCTTTTTCCCTCCGACACCCGCTTACAACCCAAAAGTTACAACAACAAGTTAGCGAACCCACCCGTGGAATATTTCCATATAACTCACGCTATATGTCACCTACACCAAATTCCCCGCTCAAAAGTGCCGCTCGAGCTGTGTTTTCACACCCAAAATTCTACagtatattattttatatatatattattgacAAATGAACcagagggtgaaaagcaagagATGTTGTGTCTTTGCTCAAAGGAACAACAGAGAATTTGGTGCAGAATTATTGGTATCGGTGATGGAAACCGAGAACCTGCACAATATCAAGGCCTTGTGAACTTAAAGAAACACCTGAAATAA
The Patagioenas fasciata isolate bPatFas1 chromosome Z, bPatFas1.hap1, whole genome shotgun sequence DNA segment above includes these coding regions:
- the LOC136115288 gene encoding RNA-binding E3 ubiquitin-protein ligase MEX3C-like → MPSGSAAAASVEPAEPPPLLLLQQRLAGLGLRDLRARRRGGASAAAPLDPPGEPGPGGAEEAAEGDAELGEEEALLAEDEEEEEEEEEAAALLLLPSSSSPPQALLPLGSVLLSPPFDAGEAAGGPRGAMAALLGQACGGAGEQPALLRRKSVNTTECVPVPSSEHVAEIVGRQGCKIKALRAKTNTYIKTPVRGEEPVFVVTGRKEDVAMAKREILSAAEHFSMIRASRNKNGPTLGGLSCTPNLPGQTTVQVRVPYRVVGLVVGPKGATIKRIQQQTHTYIVTPSRDKEPVFEVTGMPENVDRAREEIEMHIAMRTGNYVELNEENDFHFNGTDVSFEGGALGSAWLAANPVPPGRARMISNYRNDSSSSLGSGSTDSYFGSNRLADFSPTSPFSAGNFWFGETLPSVGAEDLAVDSPVYDSLPPPSQTIWTPFEPVNPLSGFGSDAKPQRQGSQPSTPRLSPTFPENLDHPLARRARNDPPNAAHPSGLPIYIPAFSNGTNSYSSSNGGSTSSSPPESRRKHDCVICFESEVIAALVPCGHNLFCMECANKICEKETPACPVCQTAVTQAIQIHS